In Chryseobacterium gleum, a single genomic region encodes these proteins:
- a CDS encoding DUF4178 domain-containing protein: MHYVCPACESENKLDLTFPVEEYVCGTCSYLIEVAGNKKIKHLKVPTENVVLDVGQKGKIGEVEYTVAAIIVRKYGSSIFWREYYLKDSKGNDAFLSESDGHWVFLIPIHADDFKSKDSAFPTYLGRTYRWYENSQCSIEAAAGFFDEQLDFSIATYKEYVNGTRMISQEKTSRKSQYFYGVHISKYEVKKAFKIANLPNYTGIGIVQPYYFDIRQAVNIFCVAALMICLLQMYVYTSRTNETVFAETINFADVKDKELVSKSFTLSGGSAPLKVNAFSGVDNSWANVQLSLVNENTNEIIYTSKDIEQYHGYEDGESWTEGSQSEDFNLCGVGSGKYHFIISAEKEGGLPSFSGLTSPDSKVMISRDKSGTIEVTDIFKVQTKTFTDGQTLEKDTSEVIRLAKASFGTQKLDSLINSEALKLTTDLISSNTYVQLKATWLPVSFWNFGIILFIMIAVFVAMWIGKHYFNVNKWKNSSNSPYPANDDN, translated from the coding sequence ATGCACTATGTCTGCCCAGCATGCGAATCAGAAAATAAATTAGATCTCACCTTTCCTGTTGAAGAATATGTTTGCGGTACCTGTTCTTATCTCATTGAGGTTGCCGGAAACAAAAAAATTAAACATCTGAAAGTTCCTACGGAAAATGTTGTTTTAGATGTCGGACAAAAAGGAAAAATCGGAGAGGTAGAATATACTGTTGCTGCCATTATCGTCAGGAAATATGGTTCCAGTATTTTCTGGCGCGAATATTATTTAAAAGACAGTAAAGGAAATGATGCTTTCCTGAGTGAAAGTGACGGGCATTGGGTCTTTCTGATTCCTATACATGCTGATGATTTTAAAAGTAAAGATTCGGCATTCCCAACCTATCTTGGGCGAACCTATCGATGGTACGAAAACTCTCAATGCAGTATTGAAGCCGCAGCCGGTTTTTTTGATGAGCAGCTGGATTTCAGTATTGCTACCTACAAAGAATATGTCAACGGAACCCGCATGATCTCTCAGGAGAAGACCAGCAGGAAAAGCCAGTATTTCTATGGAGTTCACATTTCAAAATATGAAGTTAAGAAAGCTTTTAAAATAGCTAATCTGCCCAATTATACAGGAATAGGGATTGTTCAGCCCTACTATTTCGATATCAGACAGGCTGTAAACATCTTTTGTGTGGCGGCATTAATGATTTGTTTGCTCCAGATGTATGTCTACACTTCAAGAACCAACGAAACCGTTTTTGCAGAGACCATCAATTTTGCAGATGTAAAAGATAAAGAATTGGTCAGCAAAAGCTTTACCCTTTCCGGCGGTTCAGCTCCATTAAAGGTGAATGCTTTTTCAGGTGTTGATAATTCCTGGGCGAATGTTCAGCTAAGCCTTGTAAACGAGAATACCAACGAAATTATCTATACCTCCAAAGATATTGAGCAGTATCATGGGTACGAAGACGGGGAAAGCTGGACGGAAGGAAGCCAGTCTGAAGATTTTAACCTGTGTGGGGTAGGCTCCGGAAAATATCATTTCATTATTTCCGCTGAAAAAGAAGGAGGCTTGCCGTCATTTTCAGGTCTTACATCACCTGATTCAAAGGTTATGATATCACGGGATAAATCAGGAACAATTGAGGTTACTGACATATTCAAGGTGCAGACCAAAACTTTTACAGACGGGCAGACGCTGGAAAAAGATACCTCGGAAGTGATCAGACTTGCCAAAGCATCGTTCGGAACTCAAAAGCTGGACTCCCTGATTAATTCTGAAGCACTTAAACTTACCACAGACCTCATTTCAAGCAATACTTATGTACAGCTCAAAGCTACATGGCTTCCCGTTTCATTCTGGAACTTCGGGATTATTTTATTCATAATGATTGCTGTGTTTGTGGCAATGTGGATAGGAAAACATTACTTTAATGTAAATAAATGGAAGAATAGTTCAAACTCACCTTATCCTGCAAATGATGATAACTAA
- a CDS encoding DUF350 domain-containing protein has translation MDNINFLPILNSVLYSFLGIAILLACYFIIEKLTPEKTWHEIARNKNIAIAIVFGAFIIGISMIISAAIHG, from the coding sequence ATGGACAACATCAATTTCTTACCCATACTAAACTCGGTTCTTTATTCATTTTTAGGAATCGCTATTTTGCTTGCATGTTATTTCATTATTGAAAAACTGACTCCTGAAAAAACATGGCATGAGATCGCCCGGAATAAAAATATAGCAATTGCTATTGTCTTCGGGGCATTTATTATCGGAATTTCAATGATTATAAGCGCGGCAATTCATGGATAA